One region of Erythrolamprus reginae isolate rEryReg1 chromosome 8, rEryReg1.hap1, whole genome shotgun sequence genomic DNA includes:
- the C1GALT1C1 gene encoding C1GALT1-specific chaperone 1 produces the protein MFPESGSFLKGMLLGGICCVLVTFLGHIKTGHTTKSHEHRHLQAPRKEDILNLSEEKRLELSQSLRVYCIILVKPKDLGHWAAVRETWSKHCDKAEFYSSENVKVFDSIVLNTDDMWTMMRQAYKHAYENYRDSYNWYFLAYPTTFAIVENLKYFLLKQDPAQPFYTGQTESSGDLQYVNGAGGIVLSVESLRRLYRILQDPEKCPEHGGVIWKLSEDKQLALCLKYGGVHAENAEDLEKKDIFNTKSVGALIKEAMANRPQEVVEGCCSDMAITFSGLSPNHMHVMMYGVYRLRAYGHTFNDALTFLPPPDSDND, from the coding sequence ATGTTTCCCGAAAGCGGTTCCTTCTTAAAGGGCATGCTGCTTGGAGGGATCTGCTGTGTCTTGGTGACCTTTCTTGGACACATTAAAACGGGCCACACTACGAAATCTCACGAGCACAGACACCTCCAAGCGCCCAGGAAAGAGGACATTCTCAACCTCTCCGAAGAGAAGCGCCTGGAGCTGTCCCAAAGCCTCCGCGTCTACTGCATCATCCTGGTGAAACCGAAAGACCTGGGACACTGGGCGGCGGTGAGGGAAACCTGGAGCAAGCACTGCGACAAAGCCGAATTCTACAGCTCCGAGAACGTCAAGGTCTTCGACTCGATCGTGCTGAACACGGACGACATGTGGACGATGATGCGCCAGGCCTACAAACACGCCTACGAGAACTACCGGGACAGTTACAACTGGTACTTCCTCGCCTACCCCACCACCTTCGCCATCGTGGAGAACCTCAAGTACTTCTTGTTGAAGCAGGACCCCGCCCAGCCGTTCTACACGGGCCAGACCGAATCCTCGGGGGATCTACAGTACGTGAACGGCGCGGGCGGGATCGTCTTGAGCGTGGAATCTTTACGACGGCTCTACCGGATTCTCCAAGACCCGGAGAAGTGCCCTGAGCACGGAGGCGTGATTTGGAAACTTTCGGAAGACAAACAGTTGGCCCTGTGCTTGAAGTACGGCGGGGTGCACGCCGAAAACGCCGAAGACTTGGAGAAAAAGGACATTTTCAACACCAAGTCGGTCGGCGCCCTCATTAAGGAGGCCATGGCTAATCGCCCGCAGGAGGTGGTGGAAGGCTGCTGCTCGGATATGGCTATCACCTTCAGTGGCCTGTCGCCGAATCACATGCACGTTATGATGTACGGGGTCTATAGGCTCCGGGCATACGGCCACACTTTTAACGATGCCTTAACTTTCCTCCCTCCACCGGACTCCGACAATGATTGA